The following are encoded in a window of Deltaproteobacteria bacterium genomic DNA:
- a CDS encoding ferrous iron transport protein A codes for MTLDEIRPGEQCRIKGIMATGILGQRLLDMGFIPGVQIEVIRNAPLIDPVEISLGEYQVSIRHDEARYVEVEPL; via the coding sequence ATGACCTTGGATGAGATCAGACCTGGGGAGCAGTGTCGGATCAAGGGGATAATGGCCACGGGTATCTTGGGCCAGCGGTTGCTAGACATGGGTTTTATCCCTGGAGTCCAGATAGAGGTCATCCGCAATGCCCCCCTCATAGACCCGGTGGAGATCAGCTTGGGTGAATACCAAGTCAGTATCCGCCATGATGAGGCAAGATATGTGGAAGTAGAACCATTATGA
- a CDS encoding DUF2325 domain-containing protein translates to MKGSFWAIMTREDVPPELLMKIFGEVHMTCFGNATKQIARVRKVAGLGGELENLKQRLTKIQDRLSRVRSERDRLKGKVREKEKVLQSLKEKLDGLKKLPIGTVSVPTEATLRWRQKRTELLGRLQQERNLRLLLEKKVKELEKELEKMGLKANSGQEESLPSPVPLPSTIHSLKGKKVLFIGGLGRMEDRYRQLIESLGGIFEYHSGYYGKGGEALENKVKWADVVLLPVNCVSHFASSIAKRLCKKEDKPFIPLPSAGLTSLYRALGMGIEGEEGDEE, encoded by the coding sequence ATGAAAGGGTCCTTTTGGGCGATCATGACTCGAGAGGATGTCCCTCCTGAGCTGCTGATGAAGATCTTTGGCGAAGTCCACATGACCTGCTTTGGGAACGCAACAAAGCAAATCGCGAGAGTACGGAAAGTGGCGGGCTTGGGCGGGGAGTTGGAGAACCTAAAACAGAGGCTCACAAAGATCCAGGATCGACTCTCCAGGGTTCGATCTGAGCGGGATCGGCTGAAGGGGAAGGTACGGGAAAAAGAAAAAGTCCTTCAATCTTTGAAGGAAAAGCTCGATGGCTTGAAGAAGCTTCCAATTGGCACGGTCTCGGTCCCCACGGAAGCAACCCTTAGATGGAGGCAGAAGAGGACAGAGTTGCTGGGGAGGTTGCAGCAGGAGAGGAACCTCCGCCTTTTATTAGAAAAGAAGGTAAAAGAGCTGGAGAAAGAGTTGGAAAAGATGGGCTTGAAGGCGAACTCAGGGCAAGAAGAAAGTCTCCCTTCTCCTGTACCTTTGCCCTCTACCATCCATTCATTAAAGGGGAAAAAGGTCCTGTTTATCGGCGGTCTGGGTAGGATGGAAGATCGCTATCGGCAGCTTATAGAGTCACTAGGAGGAATCTTTGAGTACCACAGCGGTTACTATGGCAAGGGGGGAGAGGCTCTCGAGAACAAGGTTAAATGGGCTGACGTTGTCCTCCTTCCGGTCAATTGTGTCAGCCATTTCGCCTCTAGCATAGCAAAAAGGCTCTGCAAGAAGGAGGACAAGCCCTTCATTCCCCTTCCCAGCGCCGGATTGACTTCTCTGTACAGGGCCTTGGGAATGGGGATAGAGGGGGAGGAAGGCGATGAAGAATGA
- a CDS encoding ferrous iron transport protein A, which yields MKGGFMPLTMTGPGEEVTLVGINAGRGLQARLYSMGLVPGVRMKVLNNGGRGPLMVLVKETRLALGYGVATKILVEK from the coding sequence TTGAAAGGGGGGTTTATGCCGCTGACCATGACAGGGCCAGGAGAGGAGGTCACCCTGGTGGGTATAAACGCTGGTCGTGGGCTACAGGCAAGACTTTACAGTATGGGGCTGGTGCCGGGCGTACGGATGAAGGTCTTGAACAACGGTGGACGAGGACCTCTGATGGTCCTGGTAAAGGAGACACGGCTGGCCCTGGGCTATGGGGTAGCCACTAAGATCCTGGTAGAAAAGTAA
- a CDS encoding metal-dependent transcriptional regulator, with protein sequence MNNEILTPTMEDYLEAILLLEEEKKAVRVKDIAKNMDVKLPTVTSMLNTLMQRGLINHEKYEYVELTDKGLDLAKEVKRKHELLSSFLSNILGIDLKRAEEDACKMEHAVSPETMERLVEFMEFIEVCPRSGPSWLKSFATYCAKGTEGHSPQECLRHMREFVKEFDFKLKEMETRKEAQPIEKSLMELSPGQKGRIAKVKGTDQIHQRILDMGVVPGAIVEMEYIAPLGDPVEVKLKGYHLSLRKEEASNVYIEEV encoded by the coding sequence ATGAATAATGAAATACTGACCCCCACCATGGAAGATTATCTTGAGGCCATCCTTCTTTTAGAAGAGGAAAAGAAGGCTGTCCGGGTCAAGGACATAGCCAAAAACATGGACGTTAAGCTCCCCACCGTGACCAGCATGCTCAACACCCTCATGCAAAGGGGCCTGATCAACCATGAAAAATATGAATACGTGGAGCTGACTGATAAGGGTTTGGATCTAGCCAAAGAGGTCAAGCGCAAGCACGAGTTACTATCCAGTTTCCTATCCAACATCTTGGGTATAGACCTTAAAAGGGCCGAGGAAGATGCCTGCAAGATGGAGCATGCCGTAAGTCCTGAGACCATGGAGCGGCTGGTGGAGTTTATGGAATTCATAGAGGTCTGTCCTCGAAGCGGTCCCAGTTGGTTGAAATCATTTGCCACTTATTGTGCCAAGGGTACTGAGGGCCATTCACCGCAAGAGTGCCTGAGGCACATGAGGGAGTTTGTGAAGGAATTCGACTTCAAGCTAAAAGAGATGGAAACAAGAAAAGAGGCGCAACCCATAGAAAAGTCATTGATGGAGCTTTCACCTGGCCAAAAGGGAAGAATCGCCAAGGTCAAGGGGACAGACCAGATTCACCAACGTATACTGGATATGGGAGTGGTGCCTGGGGCCATCGTGGAGATGGAATACATAGCCCCCCTCGGAGACCCAGTAGAGGTCAAGCTGAAGGGGTACCATCTTTCTTTACGTAAAGAAGAGGCCTCTAATGTCTATATAGAGGAGGTCTAG
- a CDS encoding 4Fe-4S binding protein — protein MAHRIDPKKCVSCDACRLMCPRNAISNAETEKTYIIDPKLCNDCVNLPVVRCVPHCPVDAISPA, from the coding sequence ATGGCTCACAGAATCGATCCAAAAAAGTGTGTTTCTTGCGATGCCTGCCGCCTTATGTGCCCGAGGAACGCAATCAGTAACGCAGAGACCGAAAAGACATACATTATCGATCCTAAACTGTGCAATGACTGCGTTAACCTGCCTGTCGTCCGGTGCGTTCCCCATTGCCCTGTGGATGCGATCTCACCTGCCTGA
- a CDS encoding DUF3793 family protein has product MASVLFADKAGELLMLRAEHSELSIDQRIERIAALSRSWGFSYLVLCRSQVCARVIIYDQMKVQKTLSNVPQWVFDKMGYPHDIGPIEFLEEVGRRWQDKGQIPHEIGLALGYPIKDVLGYMGLIPLRSTGNCGWRIYGDPTPSLRKSREFEQAREQAAAFISM; this is encoded by the coding sequence ATGGCCAGCGTGCTGTTTGCGGACAAAGCTGGTGAGTTGTTGATGCTCAGGGCCGAACATTCCGAGTTGAGCATTGATCAACGTATCGAGCGTATCGCAGCGCTTTCGCGATCATGGGGGTTTTCGTACCTCGTGCTTTGCCGTAGTCAAGTGTGCGCCAGGGTAATCATCTATGACCAAATGAAGGTACAAAAAACACTGTCGAACGTGCCACAGTGGGTCTTCGATAAAATGGGCTACCCGCACGACATCGGGCCCATCGAGTTCTTGGAAGAGGTGGGGCGGCGCTGGCAAGACAAGGGACAGATACCGCACGAGATCGGATTGGCCCTTGGCTATCCCATCAAGGACGTCTTGGGATACATGGGGTTGATCCCGTTGCGGTCCACAGGGAACTGTGGCTGGAGGATCTACGGAGATCCCACCCCCTCCCTGCGCAAAAGCCGCGAATTCGAGCAGGCCAGGGAGCAGGCAGCCGCGTTCATAAGTATGTGA
- the feoB gene encoding ferrous iron transport protein B, translated as MKKKGGKEILIALAGNPNTGKTTVFNQLTGSRQHVGNWPGVTVEKKEGEFTFQGARVRVVDLPGTYGLTAYSIDEKIARDFLVKERPDLVVAIVDATNLERNLYLVTQLLELKVNLIICLNMLDLAEKRGWEIDIQTVSDVVRAPVVPTVANKGQGIEDLKKTILSTATRTDNKFKIDYGRDTETMIEEVEEEIRSLEDFPYPPRWSTIKFLEGDPDVLKLLYRKGIDEGKLNRFLLKVQRDLGYDDLETLIAERRYGYIHGLCKECIKKRADIEERINWSDQIDKVLTNKYLGIPIFLAFMVMTFQIVFGLGGPLADLIDAFFGWLGSGTTSLLQPLGAPPWIISLLSDGIIAGVGSVLVFLPHILLLFLAIAILEDSGYMARAAFVMDRLMHALGLHGKSFIPMIIGFGCNIPAIMATRTLESKKDRILTILVNPLMSCSARLPIYTLFAGAFFAQRQGLVVFSLYLLGIVLATIMARIFKAIFFREEVAPLIMELPPYRLPSLKGVILHMWERGSLFVRKAGTIIFAGVVLIWLLASLPPGVEYGSQGSLIGRLGSIFAPLLKPAGFGFWQAAVALLFGIVAKEVVVGTLGTLYGVEGEGLREVLPQYFVPLSAYAFMTMSLIYIPCIAAIATIKRETNWRWTLLAVSYSLILGWILAVLIYQIGRVF; from the coding sequence GTGAAGAAAAAGGGGGGAAAGGAGATACTCATTGCCCTGGCGGGCAACCCCAATACGGGCAAGACCACTGTCTTCAACCAGCTCACCGGCTCCAGGCAGCATGTGGGCAACTGGCCCGGTGTCACGGTGGAAAAGAAGGAGGGGGAGTTCACCTTTCAGGGGGCGCGGGTGAGGGTGGTAGACCTCCCCGGCACCTATGGGCTCACCGCCTACTCCATCGATGAGAAGATCGCCAGAGACTTCCTGGTGAAGGAGAGGCCCGATCTGGTGGTTGCAATCGTTGACGCCACCAACCTGGAGAGAAATCTCTACCTGGTCACCCAGCTCCTGGAGTTGAAGGTCAATCTGATCATCTGTCTCAATATGCTGGACTTGGCTGAAAAGCGCGGGTGGGAGATAGACATCCAGACCGTCTCGGACGTGGTAAGGGCACCCGTGGTGCCCACAGTAGCAAACAAGGGACAGGGGATAGAAGACCTCAAAAAGACCATCCTCTCAACCGCTACCAGAACCGATAACAAGTTCAAGATCGACTATGGCCGGGATACCGAAACAATGATCGAAGAGGTGGAGGAAGAGATCAGATCCCTGGAGGACTTCCCTTATCCCCCTCGATGGAGCACCATCAAGTTCTTAGAAGGAGACCCTGACGTCCTGAAACTGCTCTATAGAAAAGGGATCGATGAGGGTAAGTTGAACCGGTTTTTGCTCAAGGTCCAAAGAGATCTGGGGTATGATGATCTGGAGACCCTCATCGCCGAAAGGAGATATGGTTATATCCACGGATTGTGCAAGGAGTGCATAAAAAAGCGGGCCGATATAGAAGAGAGGATAAATTGGTCCGACCAGATAGATAAGGTGTTGACCAATAAGTATCTGGGCATCCCTATCTTCCTCGCCTTCATGGTAATGACCTTCCAAATCGTCTTCGGCCTGGGCGGGCCATTGGCCGACCTGATCGATGCCTTCTTCGGCTGGTTGGGCAGTGGCACCACCTCCCTCCTCCAACCTCTTGGGGCGCCCCCCTGGATCATATCCCTCCTCTCCGATGGGATCATCGCAGGGGTCGGATCGGTACTGGTCTTCCTACCCCATATCCTGCTACTCTTTCTCGCCATCGCCATCCTGGAGGACTCGGGATATATGGCCAGGGCCGCCTTTGTGATGGACAGGTTGATGCATGCCCTCGGGTTGCATGGTAAGTCCTTTATCCCGATGATCATCGGTTTCGGCTGCAACATCCCGGCCATCATGGCCACCCGGACCCTGGAGAGCAAAAAGGACAGAATTCTCACGATCCTGGTTAACCCCTTGATGTCCTGCTCGGCCAGATTGCCCATCTACACCCTCTTCGCCGGGGCATTCTTCGCCCAGAGGCAAGGCCTGGTGGTCTTTTCCCTGTACCTCTTGGGTATCGTCCTGGCCACCATTATGGCGCGGATATTTAAGGCCATCTTCTTCAGGGAGGAGGTGGCGCCCTTGATCATGGAACTTCCTCCCTATCGCCTCCCCTCCCTCAAGGGGGTCATTTTGCACATGTGGGAGAGGGGGAGCTTGTTCGTCCGCAAGGCAGGGACTATCATCTTTGCAGGGGTTGTGCTGATCTGGTTGCTGGCCTCTCTCCCTCCGGGAGTGGAGTACGGTTCCCAGGGGAGCCTGATTGGGAGGTTGGGTTCTATATTCGCCCCCCTCCTCAAGCCGGCTGGTTTTGGTTTCTGGCAGGCAGCGGTAGCGCTCCTTTTCGGGATCGTGGCCAAAGAGGTGGTGGTTGGCACCCTGGGGACGCTCTATGGAGTGGAGGGAGAGGGACTTAGGGAGGTCCTTCCTCAATACTTCGTACCCCTTTCGGCCTATGCATTTATGACAATGTCCCTCATCTACATCCCCTGTATCGCCGCCATCGCCACCATAAAGAGGGAGACCAATTGGCGCTGGACCCTTTTGGCCGTAAGCTATAGCCTGATCCTGGGGTGGATATTGGCGGTGTTAATATATCAGATAGGAAGAGTGTTTTAA
- a CDS encoding ferrous iron transport protein A translates to MAPIPLSMVREGKRVQVVEIRAGRGLMRRLLGIGIGLGDVIEVISNSAPGQVIIGKGEMRIGLGFGMAHKILVLQA, encoded by the coding sequence ATGGCCCCTATACCGTTGAGCATGGTCAGAGAAGGAAAACGGGTACAAGTAGTGGAGATAAGGGCTGGCCGCGGGTTGATGCGAAGGCTCCTCGGCATTGGGATCGGGCTAGGGGACGTGATCGAGGTGATCTCCAACTCCGCTCCTGGCCAAGTCATCATCGGCAAGGGGGAGATGAGGATTGGACTGGGGTTCGGCATGGCCCATAAGATCCTTGTACTACAAGCTTAG
- a CDS encoding ferrous iron transport protein A encodes MEEMLTLKEFKPGQKGKVLRLKGKGEVKRRLLDMGIVPGTEIQVEKVAPLGDPVDVLVKGYHLSLRKEEAELVLIERK; translated from the coding sequence ATGGAAGAAATGCTCACCCTCAAGGAGTTCAAACCAGGACAAAAGGGAAAGGTCCTCAGGCTCAAAGGCAAGGGAGAGGTCAAGAGGAGACTTCTCGATATGGGGATCGTCCCAGGAACAGAGATCCAGGTGGAAAAGGTAGCACCTCTCGGGGACCCGGTTGATGTCCTGGTAAAGGGTTATCACCTCTCCCTGCGCAAAGAAGAGGCGGAACTGGTATTGATCGAAAGGAAGTAG
- a CDS encoding PilZ domain-containing protein: MVEHRTFKRLEIPLLLRMKLLGTAKHDQPVKSQTKNVSLDGLLIEVQVFLENDSLIIQKGDAPVKLGPFLVLNEKLVELDIWIPPKAQRIKAIGRVVWYDLCSRGTSYYFSAGISLEKMGAEDGKKWANFVSNIAQV, from the coding sequence ATGGTTGAGCATCGTACGTTCAAAAGATTGGAGATCCCTCTTCTGTTAAGAATGAAGTTGTTGGGAACAGCCAAACATGACCAACCTGTCAAGTCGCAAACCAAAAATGTCTCCCTTGATGGCCTCTTAATAGAAGTACAGGTATTCTTAGAAAATGATAGTCTCATAATTCAGAAAGGAGACGCACCTGTAAAGCTGGGTCCTTTCCTCGTATTGAATGAAAAATTGGTAGAATTGGACATATGGATACCTCCGAAGGCCCAAAGGATCAAAGCGATAGGAAGGGTTGTGTGGTATGACCTTTGCTCAAGGGGGACATCATATTATTTTAGCGCAGGGATCTCCCTAGAAAAAATGGGAGCTGAAGATGGAAAAAAGTGGGCAAATTTCGTAAGCAACATAGCTCAAGTATAA
- a CDS encoding cysteine protease — protein sequence MDKKAMGWLPDYPDYRDYTIGHREVEPMLKKVGLAKPRKGEVPKSVDLREWCPPVEDQGELGSCTANAGVGLVEYFERRAFGRHIDASRLFLYKVTRNILNWKGDTGAFLRTTMGAMVLFGVPPEEYWPYVIEDFDAEPPPFCYAFAQNYQAIKYLRLDPPDTSKEDLLIQIKGVLAAGVPSMFGFTVYSSISEAGPEGKIPFPCPGEKIIGGHAIVAMGYDDKVKIVNPTCAAETQGALLIRNSWGEGWGDKGYGWLPYEYVLKGLAIDWWVLLKNEWVDTGEFKL from the coding sequence ATGGACAAAAAGGCTATGGGTTGGTTGCCCGATTATCCCGATTATCGGGATTATACCATAGGGCATAGGGAAGTAGAGCCGATGTTAAAGAAGGTGGGCCTAGCTAAACCGAGAAAGGGAGAAGTTCCGAAATCTGTTGATCTGAGGGAGTGGTGTCCACCTGTCGAGGATCAGGGGGAGCTTGGGTCTTGTACGGCCAATGCAGGAGTGGGGTTGGTGGAGTATTTTGAGCGCCGGGCCTTTGGGAGGCACATTGACGCCTCCCGCCTCTTTCTCTATAAGGTAACCAGAAACATCCTGAATTGGAAGGGGGATACTGGTGCCTTCCTCAGGACTACCATGGGTGCCATGGTGCTGTTCGGGGTTCCGCCAGAGGAATATTGGCCCTATGTAATTGAGGATTTTGATGCAGAACCTCCACCTTTCTGTTACGCCTTCGCCCAGAACTACCAGGCCATCAAATACCTGCGCCTCGACCCACCCGATACCTCTAAAGAGGATCTTTTGATCCAGATAAAGGGGGTTTTGGCTGCTGGGGTTCCTTCGATGTTTGGCTTTACCGTCTATAGCTCCATATCCGAGGCAGGCCCTGAAGGAAAGATCCCCTTTCCCTGTCCTGGGGAGAAGATCATCGGTGGTCATGCCATAGTAGCGATGGGGTATGATGATAAGGTCAAGATCGTAAACCCCACCTGCGCTGCGGAGACCCAAGGGGCCCTCCTCATCCGCAACTCCTGGGGCGAGGGGTGGGGGGATAAGGGATACGGCTGGCTCCCCTATGAGTATGTCTTAAAAGGCTTGGCCATCGACTGGTGGGTTCTGCTCAAGAACGAGTGGGTCGATACCGGGGAGTTTAAGCTTTAA
- a CDS encoding formylmethanofuran dehydrogenase, which produces MKEQPIPILLSRCVDFHGHLCPGLVIGYKASTYSLQLLGITPPHEDLFAIVSNNSCAFDAVQVITGCTFGKGNIKFWDHGKHVYFFGRRDNNQVVRLYAKGQGDIWQQYPGHPALSKKVLAGDANEREQKRFKENHRRIALSLLEIPNKVFFEVKEAEIEPPPKAMVFNNLRCDLCGEECMETRARICNGKTLCLPCFSRYCTDA; this is translated from the coding sequence GTGAAAGAGCAACCAATACCGATATTGCTTTCTCGTTGTGTGGATTTCCACGGACACCTCTGTCCGGGTTTGGTCATCGGCTACAAGGCCTCCACCTATAGTCTCCAACTCCTGGGGATAACTCCTCCCCATGAGGACCTCTTTGCCATTGTCTCTAACAACTCCTGTGCCTTTGACGCCGTTCAGGTAATCACCGGCTGCACCTTTGGCAAAGGGAACATAAAGTTTTGGGATCATGGCAAGCATGTCTACTTCTTCGGACGGCGGGACAATAACCAGGTCGTCAGGCTCTATGCCAAGGGCCAGGGCGACATCTGGCAACAGTACCCCGGTCACCCAGCCTTGTCCAAGAAAGTATTAGCGGGCGATGCTAATGAAAGGGAGCAAAAAAGGTTTAAAGAAAACCATCGACGGATCGCCCTCTCCCTCCTGGAGATACCCAATAAGGTCTTCTTTGAGGTAAAGGAGGCCGAAATAGAGCCTCCCCCTAAGGCCATGGTCTTCAACAACCTCCGGTGCGACCTTTGCGGAGAAGAATGTATGGAGACGCGGGCAAGGATCTGTAATGGAAAGACCCTCTGCCTCCCCTGCTTCTCAAGGTACTGCACTGATGCTTAA
- a CDS encoding ABC transporter ATP-binding protein: MIAVEGLQVEYVRGGEAVVAARELSFELKTGTLVAILGESGSGKSTIARAIMGLIDEAKMEGAIRIGEERLPLGAIRNLRDYRWTKVSMVFQNSFNWFDPSFPLTYQILEVSRKRGVPPRIDLEGWIKSLGLSPGLLERYPHQVSGGERQKALFLNAMILDPPILLLDEPTSSMDRKSKRRVWEIIEGLKTEKGILLVTNNVEEAQRLADEVIFIIRGTSVEVGPKEEVFSKPLHPYTRQFIRSSPSLDRKKELERMKRAPAGGEGCPYAPRCFQKQKECSKVFPPLQEVSPGRLIRCLLGGIETVCHLEGVTVSYEGKEVFPPVSLEIKRGETIAVVGKVGSGKTTLARVMARQIRHFQGKVTYNLSDLKREVQLIPQNPHETISHRFTVREVVEEPLLLHGPGRKEERSLLIKQSLELVALPTTTAFLQEYPHHLSGGEIARLAIARGIVLSPTLLIADEVTAGIDPVLRSDILHLLLELQAEMGFSLTFITHDLGLASKVADQVLDLDRHKYEGADNYWRRFAEEERGQK, from the coding sequence GTGATTGCTGTTGAAGGTCTCCAGGTAGAATATGTTAGAGGGGGAGAGGCCGTGGTGGCTGCACGGGAGCTCTCCTTTGAGTTGAAGACAGGAACGCTTGTGGCCATCCTCGGTGAGTCGGGCAGTGGCAAGAGCACCATCGCCAGGGCCATTATGGGATTGATCGATGAGGCCAAGATGGAGGGAGCCATCAGGATTGGGGAGGAGAGATTACCCTTAGGAGCGATAAGGAATTTAAGAGACTATCGCTGGACCAAGGTCTCCATGGTCTTCCAGAATAGCTTCAACTGGTTTGACCCCTCTTTTCCCCTGACGTATCAAATCCTGGAGGTGTCGAGAAAACGAGGGGTGCCCCCACGCATCGATTTGGAGGGATGGATAAAGAGCCTTGGGCTCTCCCCGGGCCTCTTGGAGAGATACCCCCACCAGGTAAGCGGCGGCGAGAGGCAAAAGGCCCTCTTTCTGAATGCCATGATCCTCGACCCTCCCATACTGCTGCTTGACGAACCTACCTCTTCTATGGATAGGAAAAGCAAAAGGAGGGTTTGGGAGATTATCGAAGGGCTCAAGACAGAAAAGGGGATACTCCTTGTGACCAACAATGTCGAGGAGGCACAGAGATTGGCTGACGAGGTGATCTTCATCATTCGGGGAACCTCGGTAGAGGTAGGACCAAAGGAGGAGGTCTTCAGTAAACCGCTACACCCTTATACACGCCAGTTTATCAGAAGTTCCCCATCCCTTGACCGCAAGAAGGAATTGGAGAGGATGAAGAGGGCACCGGCAGGGGGAGAGGGGTGCCCCTATGCCCCTCGATGCTTTCAGAAACAGAAGGAATGCTCAAAGGTCTTCCCTCCCCTGCAGGAGGTCTCCCCTGGTCGTCTTATCCGCTGCCTACTGGGAGGAATTGAGACTGTCTGTCACTTGGAGGGTGTCACCGTAAGCTATGAGGGGAAAGAGGTCTTCCCCCCCGTCTCCCTGGAGATCAAAAGGGGTGAGACCATTGCCGTAGTGGGTAAGGTGGGCAGTGGTAAGACTACCCTTGCCAGGGTCATGGCAAGGCAGATACGCCACTTCCAGGGAAAGGTCACTTACAACCTCTCCGATCTAAAGAGAGAGGTGCAGCTCATCCCCCAAAACCCCCATGAGACCATAAGCCACCGTTTCACCGTGAGGGAGGTGGTGGAGGAACCCCTTTTGCTCCATGGCCCCGGGAGAAAAGAGGAGCGATCCCTCCTCATTAAACAGTCCCTCGAGTTGGTCGCCTTGCCAACCACTACCGCCTTTCTCCAAGAGTACCCACACCACCTGAGCGGGGGCGAGATCGCCAGGTTGGCCATTGCCAGAGGGATCGTCCTCAGTCCTACCCTCCTTATTGCTGATGAGGTCACCGCAGGGATAGATCCGGTTCTGCGCTCAGATATTCTGCACCTCTTGCTCGAATTACAGGCCGAGATGGGGTTTTCCTTGACCTTCATCACCCACGATTTGGGACTCGCCTCCAAGGTGGCCGATCAAGTCCTCGACCTCGACCGCCACAAATATGAGGGGGCAGACAATTATTGGAGGAGATTCGCTGAAGAAGAAAGGGGGCAAAAGTGA
- a CDS encoding ABC transporter permease, translating to MHIQYWGYLKREKLAWACLGIILIFFLLAIFPFWMAPYPEGDYVTSPFLTYNLRHILGTNDLGQDILSEVIWGARYTLWIGFGCALLGTFIAILFSFLATTMGWAMEQVLMRFVDLMITIPSLLLIILFGVYIEVDAVRLILLLSFFLWAHSTRIFREKIKETLTKPYVRYAEGLGAKRPYLLIRHVLPELYPLIMLAVVRKFKMGVFLEAIASFLGVCAFEGKSWGGMLRNALEYPGFPNWWSWLLGPSVALSLLLISLGVLGAMMEEMVEPRLRRQQG from the coding sequence ATGCACATTCAGTACTGGGGATACCTGAAAAGGGAAAAGCTCGCCTGGGCCTGCCTCGGGATAATCCTCATCTTTTTTCTTCTGGCCATCTTCCCTTTCTGGATGGCCCCTTATCCGGAGGGTGACTACGTTACCAGTCCCTTCCTCACCTACAATCTGCGCCATATTCTAGGAACCAACGATTTGGGACAAGATATCCTCAGTGAGGTGATCTGGGGGGCGAGGTATACCCTATGGATAGGATTTGGTTGTGCGCTGTTGGGAACTTTTATCGCCATCCTCTTCAGTTTCCTCGCCACCACAATGGGGTGGGCAATGGAACAGGTCCTCATGAGGTTTGTTGACCTGATGATCACCATCCCCTCCCTCCTGCTGATCATCCTCTTTGGAGTATACATAGAGGTAGATGCCGTCCGGTTGATCCTTCTGCTCTCGTTTTTCCTCTGGGCCCATAGCACCAGAATTTTCCGCGAGAAGATCAAAGAGACCTTGACCAAACCTTACGTAAGATATGCCGAGGGATTGGGGGCAAAGAGGCCTTATCTGCTGATCAGACACGTATTGCCAGAACTTTACCCCCTGATCATGCTGGCCGTGGTGAGGAAGTTCAAGATGGGTGTATTTCTGGAGGCCATCGCCTCTTTTTTGGGGGTATGTGCCTTTGAGGGGAAAAGCTGGGGGGGGATGTTGCGCAACGCCCTGGAGTATCCTGGTTTTCCCAACTGGTGGTCGTGGCTCTTAGGTCCCTCTGTCGCCCTGTCACTGCTACTGATCAGCCTGGGGGTTCTTGGAGCCATGATGGAAGAAATGGTGGAACCAAGATTGAGGAGACAACAAGGGTGA